A genomic region of Leptotrichia sp. oral taxon 215 str. W9775 contains the following coding sequences:
- a CDS encoding carbon starvation protein A, giving the protein MISFILAIIALILGYVIYGKFVEKVFGIDPKRTTPAVECYDGVDYVEVSTPKAFLIQFLNIAGTGPIFGAIAGALWGPAAFLWIVFGCIFGGAVHDYLIGMLSLRDKGSSIGEIVGENLGVVMQQVMRVFSIILLLLVGVVFIKSPADILHNLIPGVSAMTFTIIIIIYYILATVLPLDKIIAKIYPIFGFALLFMAVGIGTMLVYGQFTGAFVIPEVTEVFKGNLHPKGISIFPYLFISIACGAVSGFHATQSPMVARCIKNETEGRRVFYGAMIAEGVVALIWAAAAMTVFGGIKELAAAGSPAIVVNKASVQLLGIFGAFLAVLGVVACPITSGDTAFRGSRLIIADIFKIKQAPIKNRFFIAIPLFAIGIYLTTIDFNIIWRYFAWANQTLAAVSLWTATVWLVKKGKPFVFALIPSMFMTMVVTTYIVIAPEGFVRFFKGVPVHTIELYGTLIAAAVTAICTALLFNYRRKLNSTPKAEQLNVAK; this is encoded by the coding sequence ATGATTTCTTTTATTTTAGCGATTATCGCTCTTATTTTAGGCTACGTAATTTACGGAAAATTCGTAGAAAAAGTCTTTGGAATTGATCCGAAGAGAACTACGCCTGCAGTAGAATGTTATGATGGTGTGGACTATGTAGAAGTTAGTACACCAAAAGCATTCCTTATTCAATTTCTTAACATTGCAGGAACAGGTCCAATTTTTGGGGCTATTGCAGGGGCTTTGTGGGGACCGGCCGCATTCTTATGGATTGTATTCGGATGTATTTTTGGAGGAGCAGTTCATGACTACTTGATTGGTATGCTTTCACTTAGGGATAAAGGAAGCAGTATTGGGGAAATTGTTGGAGAAAACTTAGGTGTTGTAATGCAGCAGGTTATGAGGGTTTTCTCAATCATTTTATTGTTACTTGTTGGAGTTGTATTTATAAAATCACCTGCCGACATTCTTCACAATTTGATTCCAGGTGTCAGTGCTATGACTTTTACAATTATCATAATTATTTATTATATTTTAGCAACAGTTCTTCCGCTTGATAAAATTATTGCAAAAATTTATCCAATTTTCGGTTTTGCGTTGCTATTTATGGCAGTCGGTATCGGAACTATGTTAGTTTATGGTCAATTTACAGGAGCTTTTGTAATTCCTGAAGTTACTGAAGTTTTTAAAGGAAATTTACATCCTAAAGGTATTTCGATTTTTCCTTATCTATTTATTTCAATAGCCTGTGGTGCAGTAAGTGGTTTCCATGCTACTCAGTCTCCAATGGTTGCCCGTTGTATAAAAAATGAAACTGAAGGAAGAAGAGTATTCTATGGTGCAATGATTGCTGAAGGTGTTGTTGCATTGATATGGGCTGCCGCTGCCATGACTGTGTTTGGCGGAATAAAAGAATTAGCTGCTGCTGGTTCACCTGCAATTGTAGTAAATAAAGCATCTGTTCAGTTACTTGGTATTTTCGGAGCATTTTTAGCAGTACTTGGAGTTGTTGCTTGTCCTATTACATCAGGGGATACTGCTTTCAGAGGATCAAGATTAATTATTGCCGACATCTTTAAAATTAAACAGGCCCCAATTAAAAACAGATTCTTTATCGCAATACCTTTATTTGCTATCGGTATTTATTTAACAACTATTGACTTCAACATTATTTGGAGATACTTTGCATGGGCAAACCAAACTCTTGCCGCTGTTTCATTATGGACTGCAACAGTGTGGCTTGTTAAAAAGGGAAAACCATTTGTATTTGCATTAATTCCTTCAATGTTCATGACAATGGTTGTTACAACTTATATCGTAATAGCTCCGGAAGGTTTCGTAAGATTCTTTAAAGGTGTACCTGTTCATACTATCGAACTTTATGGAACATTAATTGCAGCTGCAGTTACTGCTATCTGTACAGCATTATTATTTAATTACAGACGTAAGCTAAATAGTACTCCAAAAGCTGAACAATTAAACGTTGCAAAATAA